The Vibrio sp. STUT-A11 region TTCAGCACCCGCCTGACCACCAGAAACTGGGGCATCGATAAAATGATTACCAACCTTAGTGCAAGCGTCCGCCAGTTCGACAGCCAAATCTGCTGAAGTCGTGGTGTGATCGACTAATACCGCGCCCGGTTTAAGACCAACCAGAAGCCCTTCTTCGCCATAAACCACACTACGAACGTCATCATCATTGCCTACGCAAGTAAATACGATGTCACATCCTTCTGCCGCTTGTGCAGGTGTTTCACAGGCAACACCGTTGTATTCTTCTGCCCACTGGTCAGCTTTCGTTTTTGTGCGGTTGTATACTTTGGTTTCGTAGCCAGCTTTACTCAAATAGCCTGCCATTGGGTAGCCCATTACACCCAAACCAATAAATGCTACACGTTGTTTTTCCATTGCCTGCTTCCCTAATCAACTGAATTTAAATCTTTTGTAACATGCTACTAAAGAATTCTGCTTTTTACTCGTAATTTATCTCTGATTTTCACAAAGGAAACTGCATGCTTGAAGGACAGAATCAATGCTGTAAACACGCGACCAGTTTAAATTGGCGAGAAATAAAGTGTGACTTATGTCAGAATACCCCATCACTCAACAAACCGGCAAAGTAATGAATTATCACGCTGCTATTTTTGATATGGACGGTTTGCTTCTTGATACTGAACGCGTCTGTATGCGCGTGTTCCAAGAGGCCTGCGAAGTACAACAACTTCCTTTTTACACGGAAGTATACCTGTCAATCATCGGACGTAATGCCGCAGGTATTGAAGCCATTTTCCGCAAAGCTTATGGAAATGATCTGGACCGCCTGCATCAAGAATGGCGAACCCGTTACAACGCTGTAGTCAAGCACCAGGCGATTCCTGTAAAAGAGGGAGTCGTAGAGCTGCTAGAATGGCTGAAAGAGCAGAGTTTGCCTATCGCAGTTGCGACGTCGACAGCTAAGGATGTCGCTAAGATCAAACTTGAACTGGCAGGATTGAGCAAATATATCGACAACCTGACGACAGGTTGTGAAGTAAGCAATGGTAAACCTGACCCGGAAATCTACTTACTTGCTGCCAACAGACTGAATGTTGAACCGACTAAGTGCCTGGCTTTTGAAGATTCAAACAATGGTGTGCGTGCTGCTGTCGCCGCTAATATGTCGACTTATCAGATCCCAGATTTGGTAGAGCCATGTGACGAAGTACGCCAATTCGGTCACTCTATCGTCCCTTCGCTACACGATGTGCTGAAAGAATTGAAGCAAACTCGATAACACACCTGCTCTTCACAATAAGCTCAGCCTAATGGTTGAGCTTTTTTCATTTTTCGCTTAATACCAAATCACCTGCTATTTTTTATCTGTCTCTTATTTTGTGCAGTTTCCACTCGCAATGCTTCATGTGATCAATCATAGAGATGAATGAGTATAAGTTTGCAACAAAGTGTCAACGTACCGCTCACAGCACAGTTTTACGCTATTAACTCGTTGATAATGAGAACTATTGGTTCATATGAAACCAGTCAGCCAAAAATATAAAATGGAGAGTGTTATATGTCTTTACGTTTATTAGCAGCAACTTTTGCACTTGTTGGGGTAAGCTTTGGCGCGCAAGCCAGTGCCGAGTGTGAGGTATCACTAGATGCTAACGATATGATGCAATTTTCAGAGAAAACCTTGAGTGTTCCGGCAACGTGTAGTGAAGTCACTTTGACTCTGAACCACACAGGTAAAATGCCAGCACAGTCAATGGGTCACAACGTTGTTATTGCAGATACAGCGAATATTCAGGCAGTTGGTACCGACGGCATGAATGCAGGCGCTGATAATAACTACGTTAAGCCAGATGACGAGCGAGTTTATGCCCACACGGACATCATTGGTGGCGGAGAAAGTACAAGCATCACGTTCAGTACAGAAAAAATGACCGCGGGCGGTGACTACTCATTCTTCTGCTCATTCCCTGGTCACTGGGCAGTCATGCAAGGCAAATTTGAATTCAAATAAAAACCTTGTGCCCTAGAATGATGTAAAGATTTAAGGGAAGCTCAGGTCAGGCTTCCCTTTTTAATCGAGACTCAATGCTAGTTCTCAGTTTAGCAGCCTAAAAACATGAAAAGTCATGCCTACAAACCTCTGCTCGTCTTACTCAATGCCGTGCAGTTCCTTCCAGTTTCCCGGGTGTACCACATAACCAAATAACGCGTGTCCGCCATAAACTAACTCGGTACCTTCAGGAATCCAAAGCATCTGTCCGGGGCGAACAAAATGGGTTTCTCCATTTGCGGTCAGTTCAAAACACCCTTCTATGACGAAAACCACTTCATCATAAAGTACCGTCCACGCAACTTCTGCGCCTTCCCACTTAGCAAAACCAACACCAATATTTGGTGAAATCTCCGCGCTGAGCGCTCTTGCTACATAAGCCATGCCAGGAGTATCACCGCGCACGTTGAAGTCGAGTGTTTTGCTATCAACGAGTTTTACTTGCTTCATAATTCACTCCGGCTTTGCCACTTAGCTAATTGAATACGACTCCTCACTCCCATACCCAAAAACGGCTCTGGCGGATTCAGGCTAGGCA contains the following coding sequences:
- a CDS encoding cupin domain-containing protein, coding for MKQVKLVDSKTLDFNVRGDTPGMAYVARALSAEISPNIGVGFAKWEGAEVAWTVLYDEVVFVIEGCFELTANGETHFVRPGQMLWIPEGTELVYGGHALFGYVVHPGNWKELHGIE
- a CDS encoding HAD family phosphatase produces the protein MNYHAAIFDMDGLLLDTERVCMRVFQEACEVQQLPFYTEVYLSIIGRNAAGIEAIFRKAYGNDLDRLHQEWRTRYNAVVKHQAIPVKEGVVELLEWLKEQSLPIAVATSTAKDVAKIKLELAGLSKYIDNLTTGCEVSNGKPDPEIYLLAANRLNVEPTKCLAFEDSNNGVRAAVAANMSTYQIPDLVEPCDEVRQFGHSIVPSLHDVLKELKQTR
- the azu gene encoding azurin; this translates as MSLRLLAATFALVGVSFGAQASAECEVSLDANDMMQFSEKTLSVPATCSEVTLTLNHTGKMPAQSMGHNVVIADTANIQAVGTDGMNAGADNNYVKPDDERVYAHTDIIGGGESTSITFSTEKMTAGGDYSFFCSFPGHWAVMQGKFEFK